A single genomic interval of Microbulbifer variabilis harbors:
- a CDS encoding glycine zipper family protein, translating to MKTGISATAGFCIALLAGCAAQPEQVPGAGGIVIDTWGVNMNQYQIDLSECKGIAYSTYSDQGRRGLTGAAGGAVVGGALGAIVGDSSRAAAAGAGAGALVGGLSGAGSAGAEAQQIIKNCLRGRGYRVLN from the coding sequence ATGAAAACTGGTATTAGCGCAACTGCAGGATTTTGCATAGCTCTATTAGCTGGCTGTGCTGCTCAACCGGAACAGGTACCTGGGGCCGGTGGCATTGTGATTGATACCTGGGGCGTCAATATGAACCAGTATCAAATCGACCTCTCTGAGTGTAAGGGGATTGCTTATTCCACCTACAGCGACCAGGGGCGCCGGGGGTTAACCGGTGCTGCGGGCGGAGCTGTAGTGGGCGGCGCGCTCGGCGCTATTGTTGGTGATAGCAGTCGCGCAGCGGCGGCAGGTGCTGGAGCGGGCGCTCTGGTGGGGGGCCTCTCTGGTGCTGGCAGTGCCGGTGCAGAAGCCCAGCAGATTATCAAGAACTGTCTGCGCGGGCGCGGATATCGCGTGCTCAATTAA
- the ahr gene encoding NADPH-dependent aldehyde reductase Ahr: protein MTSGTTINAYGVMQAGGPFKPYQVEVGDLGATEVELEVLYCGICHSDLSMIEDEWGVSKFPIVAGHEVIGRVLAVGEQAGHFKPGTVVGLGWNSGYCETCHYCRRGDQNLCAEARFTTLTGGGFADKVRADMGSLVVIPEGVDLVSAGPLLCGGITVFNPLIQFDIQPTAKVGVIGIGGLGHLALMFLNAWGCEVTAFTSSEHKRTEALSLGAHKTLNSRDPEEIKSASMSFDFIISTVNVNLDWDLYIQALKPKGRLHFVGAVVDPIQFTLFPMIFGQRDISASPVGSPAAIETMLDFVAHHQIRPQVEIYPMSQIEEAFKHLKSGNPKYRIVLSRE, encoded by the coding sequence ATGACCAGTGGGACTACCATCAATGCCTATGGGGTTATGCAAGCCGGCGGACCCTTTAAACCGTATCAGGTAGAAGTGGGGGATCTGGGAGCAACAGAGGTGGAGTTGGAGGTGCTTTACTGTGGTATTTGCCACAGTGATCTCAGCATGATTGAGGATGAGTGGGGGGTGTCCAAGTTCCCCATAGTTGCGGGTCATGAAGTGATTGGACGGGTGTTGGCTGTGGGAGAGCAGGCTGGGCACTTTAAGCCCGGTACGGTTGTCGGCCTGGGTTGGAATTCCGGCTATTGTGAGACCTGCCACTACTGCCGGCGGGGCGATCAAAATTTGTGTGCCGAAGCTCGCTTTACCACTCTTACCGGCGGGGGTTTTGCCGATAAAGTTCGTGCAGATATGGGTAGCCTGGTGGTTATTCCAGAGGGAGTAGACCTAGTTTCGGCTGGGCCTCTCCTGTGTGGCGGCATTACGGTATTTAACCCTCTGATACAGTTTGATATTCAACCGACGGCTAAAGTGGGGGTGATTGGTATAGGAGGCCTGGGGCATTTGGCCTTGATGTTTTTGAATGCCTGGGGTTGTGAGGTAACGGCATTTACTTCCAGTGAGCATAAGCGCACCGAAGCTCTCTCTCTCGGTGCTCACAAGACATTGAATTCACGTGATCCGGAGGAAATTAAATCAGCCTCCATGAGTTTCGATTTCATAATCTCCACGGTCAATGTCAATCTGGATTGGGATTTATATATTCAGGCTTTAAAACCAAAAGGGCGCCTGCATTTTGTCGGTGCTGTTGTGGATCCAATCCAGTTTACCCTCTTCCCCATGATATTTGGCCAGCGCGATATCTCAGCTTCTCCAGTGGGCAGCCCAGCAGCCATTGAAACGATGCTTGACTTTGTCGCACACCATCAGATCAGGCCGCAGGTGGAAATTTATCCTATGAGCCAGATAGAAGAAGCTTTTAAGCATTTGAAGTCGGGCAATCCCAAGTATCGTATCGTGCTGTCCAGGGAGTAA
- a CDS encoding sigma-70 family RNA polymerase sigma factor, whose translation MAHRQRQNGNGIAVKASQDYKDDWSRLLTQVGAQRDRQAFERVFRHFAPLIKGFHHSRSTQALNAEAADELVQEVMLKVWHKAPRFDQGKASASTWIFTIMRNCRIDMLRRNQRHQNRDNDVDVADIWDENLESQPLLFLQHKRNERDIADGLSALPAEQCHILEKAYMEGKSHSEISEELRLPLGTVKSRVRLAMKKLQARFVR comes from the coding sequence ATGGCGCACAGGCAAAGACAAAACGGCAATGGAATTGCGGTGAAAGCTTCCCAGGACTACAAGGATGACTGGAGCAGGCTGCTAACGCAGGTTGGCGCTCAGCGCGACCGCCAGGCGTTTGAGCGTGTTTTCCGACATTTTGCCCCGCTCATTAAGGGCTTCCACCACAGCCGCAGTACCCAGGCACTCAACGCCGAAGCGGCCGATGAACTGGTGCAGGAAGTTATGCTCAAGGTATGGCATAAAGCCCCCCGCTTTGACCAGGGCAAGGCCTCGGCCAGCACCTGGATATTCACTATTATGCGCAATTGCCGTATTGACATGTTGCGCCGCAACCAGCGCCATCAAAATCGCGACAACGATGTTGATGTGGCCGATATTTGGGATGAGAACCTGGAAAGCCAGCCGCTGCTGTTCTTACAACACAAGCGCAACGAGCGCGATATTGCCGATGGCCTCAGCGCCCTGCCCGCTGAGCAGTGCCACATTTTGGAAAAGGCTTATATGGAGGGAAAATCCCACAGCGAGATCTCCGAAGAATTGCGCCTCCCCCTCGGCACGGTCAAATCCAGGGTGCGCCTGGCCATGAAGAAATTGCAAGCTCGGTTCGTCAGGTAA
- a CDS encoding NAD(P)/FAD-dependent oxidoreductase: protein MRIAIVGSGIAGMTAAYLLSRKHEITLFESQDRLGGHTATIDVEEEGKRTLAIDTGFIVYNDWTYPNFIRLLNELGVESQPTAMGFSVRCDREGYEYAGNNLNTLFSQRSNLLSAGHWRMLWDIVRFNRTAMRDWREGRLHEGLTLGEYLPANGYSAEFANRYLVPMGSAIWSASVSQMLEFSVSFFVRFFFNHGLLNLLRRPQWRVIKGGSRSYIPALSAPYADRIRLSTKVKSLWRKEQSVELVTSEGEQLTFDQVILACHSDQALECLKDTSNLERQLLSAIPYACNSVALHTDSTLLPQHRRSWSSWNYRLRAESDELPVLTYNMNILQGLATDKTYCVTLNAEERINPKKILARFEYAHPQFSVAGNRAQQQWERINGVNRTWFCGAYWANGFHEDGVCSALRVAKGIGVDW from the coding sequence ATGCGTATTGCCATCGTTGGCAGTGGAATTGCCGGCATGACGGCGGCTTATCTTTTGAGTCGCAAGCACGAGATTACCTTGTTTGAATCACAGGACCGCCTGGGGGGGCATACTGCGACTATTGATGTAGAGGAAGAAGGCAAACGAACCCTGGCTATTGATACCGGCTTTATCGTGTATAACGATTGGACCTACCCGAACTTTATTCGTTTACTCAATGAACTGGGTGTCGAATCCCAGCCGACCGCTATGGGTTTCAGTGTGCGCTGTGATCGGGAGGGCTATGAGTATGCCGGCAACAATCTCAATACATTATTTTCCCAGCGCTCCAATCTTCTCAGTGCCGGCCACTGGCGCATGTTATGGGATATAGTGCGGTTTAATCGCACTGCTATGCGAGATTGGCGCGAGGGGCGCCTTCACGAGGGCCTGACCCTGGGTGAGTATTTACCGGCAAATGGCTATTCGGCCGAATTTGCCAACCGTTATCTGGTGCCCATGGGTTCGGCAATTTGGTCGGCCAGTGTGTCGCAGATGCTGGAATTCTCGGTGAGCTTTTTTGTGCGCTTCTTTTTCAATCACGGGCTGCTCAATCTGCTGCGGCGGCCACAGTGGCGCGTGATTAAAGGGGGCTCTCGCTCTTATATTCCTGCGCTGAGTGCGCCCTATGCCGACAGGATTCGGCTCTCCACTAAAGTGAAATCCCTCTGGCGCAAGGAGCAAAGCGTAGAGCTAGTGACCAGTGAGGGGGAGCAGCTGACGTTTGATCAGGTGATCCTTGCCTGCCACTCGGATCAAGCGCTGGAATGCCTTAAAGATACCTCTAATCTGGAGCGACAACTGCTGAGTGCCATCCCCTATGCGTGCAATAGTGTGGCTCTACATACCGATTCCACTTTATTACCACAGCACAGGCGCAGTTGGTCCAGCTGGAATTACCGCTTACGTGCCGAAAGCGATGAGCTGCCGGTACTTACTTACAACATGAATATCCTGCAGGGATTGGCAACGGATAAAACTTATTGTGTCACCCTGAATGCTGAGGAGCGTATCAACCCCAAAAAAATTCTCGCTCGCTTTGAATACGCGCATCCCCAGTTTTCTGTAGCGGGTAATCGTGCCCAACAGCAGTGGGAGAGGATAAACGGAGTGAATCGTACCTGGTTTTGTGGCGCTTACTGGGCCAACGGCTTTCATGAAGATGGGGTATGCAGTGCGCTGCGGGTTGCCAAAGGGATTGGGGTTGATTGGTGA
- a CDS encoding DUF2878 domain-containing protein, with protein sequence MWRLIVNALLFDIAWPLCVIIARPWIVVPFTLINLLIHLTFVANLRREPLWLGGVFLFGVGVDSILFHLGILQNLSGISWPPIWLVCLWLNFAMTLRYSLVFLQRNLWLAVLLGGFFGPFSYYTGAFLNGTVELGQPLWQSLMILSLIWALILPGFSYLARAINPAYR encoded by the coding sequence ATGTGGCGGTTGATAGTCAACGCTTTATTATTTGATATTGCCTGGCCTCTCTGTGTGATTATCGCACGCCCCTGGATTGTAGTGCCCTTTACCTTGATCAATTTGCTCATCCACTTAACTTTTGTGGCAAACCTGCGTAGGGAGCCTTTGTGGTTGGGGGGTGTTTTTCTATTTGGTGTGGGGGTGGATTCCATTCTCTTCCATTTAGGTATCTTGCAAAATCTCAGCGGTATTTCTTGGCCACCCATCTGGCTGGTGTGTTTATGGTTGAACTTTGCGATGACGTTGCGTTACAGCTTGGTGTTTTTGCAGCGTAATTTGTGGCTGGCAGTGTTACTGGGTGGTTTTTTTGGTCCTTTTAGCTATTACACCGGCGCTTTTCTGAATGGCACCGTAGAGCTGGGTCAGCCCTTGTGGCAATCACTGATGATCCTGTCTCTAATTTGGGCATTGATATTGCCGGGATTTAGTTACCTGGCTCGCGCTATTAATCCCGCTTACCGGTAA
- a CDS encoding SDR family NAD(P)-dependent oxidoreductase — translation MTEIRNRTLWVTGASSGIGRALVLRLAEHNNFVIASGRRREALEELQQLAPTHIRILDCDVADDSGMASTFERLKDLTDHLDTVIACAGTCEYDDDLQLDTTMYRRVFDANFFGVVNTLHCALPLLAVSASPVFAALGSLSSLVPFPRAEAYGSSKAALDYFLASVRGDVCHTNLKVVLIRPGFVDTPLTAQNDFDMPFLISAEQAAEYIEVGLARRKSIIDFPLRLSLPLRFLGFFRFLWFRFCTPKISRIRTLRKS, via the coding sequence GTGACGGAGATTCGCAATAGGACACTATGGGTTACCGGAGCCAGTTCCGGCATTGGCCGCGCCCTGGTCTTGCGCCTTGCCGAGCATAATAACTTTGTAATTGCCAGTGGGCGCCGGCGTGAAGCGCTAGAAGAGCTGCAACAGCTCGCTCCCACACATATTCGCATACTCGACTGCGATGTGGCCGATGACAGCGGTATGGCCTCTACCTTCGAGCGCCTCAAGGATTTAACCGATCATCTGGATACGGTGATTGCCTGTGCTGGCACTTGTGAGTACGACGATGATTTACAGCTTGATACCACAATGTACCGGCGGGTTTTTGATGCCAATTTCTTTGGTGTAGTGAATACATTGCATTGTGCTTTACCGCTGCTGGCTGTCAGTGCTTCTCCGGTTTTTGCCGCATTGGGCAGCTTATCTTCGCTAGTGCCATTTCCCAGGGCAGAGGCTTATGGCAGCTCCAAAGCCGCGCTGGATTATTTTCTGGCATCGGTACGTGGGGATGTCTGCCATACCAACCTCAAGGTCGTGTTGATCCGCCCTGGTTTTGTCGACACCCCGCTCACCGCGCAGAATGACTTTGACATGCCTTTTTTGATTAGCGCGGAGCAAGCAGCGGAGTATATTGAGGTGGGGTTGGCTCGCAGAAAATCCATAATCGATTTTCCTCTGCGCTTGAGCCTGCCACTGCGTTTTCTCGGATTTTTCCGTTTTCTTTGGTTTCGTTTTTGCACACCAAAAATAAGTAGGATTCGTACCTTAAGGAAGAGTTGA
- a CDS encoding amino acid adenylation domain-containing protein — MKAALHRIAIIDGEVRVSYECLLQRAGAIAAELERRDIQPGALVGVCMKRSWELVATLIGVMRAGCAYVPLDPAYPQDRVGYMLEHSGAVAAIVDSDSSADLCREAGELIWLNRVSDQDKEFSADSAGPSASDLAYVIYTSGSTGKPKGVAVEHQCIVAMCHSMDELFSEEELRGVFAGASICFDTSVMEIFGTLSLGGTVILGKNILELPNHPAADQVRTCVSVASAMQTLLASEKLPAGLQCLVFGGEALKRSLVDQVYTLRPGLRLFNAYGPTEDTVYSTIAEIKPGTKSITIGKSVPGSRAYILNESMQPVSSGEAGELYLAGGKLARGYLYDEALTKERFIKIESSDLIQDSRLYKTGDLCQWVENGEIEFLGRIDQQVKVRGFRIELGEIESTLETMPGIDAAAAAAIDGGIGQKMLAVYIVNQDKTVTDTAVKEFLAQRLPKYMVPQIVRHLEVLPMLPNDKLDRKKLMELEEGYAGLELSVDAVSNSRDLMQRLIGSSSEQQTILLSIIQREVAVLLNFPDPKEVSPEQPFSGLGLDSLTTLELARRLSNNLGRSVASQAIINYATPNALANYILGTLSDGEAKGSDEKVNRTASDSLASFQSHIQSSHPTFQAAKAPSWSALDKSKLVQEVMYMVNDQRRNPYSKVLRTGSATHGTVSDVYNDEEQEAIIWTTNLYLGLNRDKKVMQEAASAVAKFGTGMGTSAAASGLTDLHLEFETEFAQLVGKPSACLFPTGYTANVGVVAGLLGKDDVVVIDQLCHASIVDGARLCGATIRTFKHNDVADLESVLESEVSPYRTVLVVLEGVYSMGEGAAPVAKIVRAAKKYDALVLVDEAHSFGFYGEGGAGICAAQGVTDQVDFVMTTLSKALGSLGGVIAAKEEYVDLLRSSSRAYIFQASISPADIAAALTALRRLSTDDGLRERLWDTTRYMRQRFEQAGYDLGTGDGPIVTPHFSNKDKLFAIVQELYKRGVQTSAVTYPIVESGRGRLRLICSAAHTKEDVDKTVEALIEAEREVDSSLVASKEQSMDSNSAQSEVEAWAHSFSSYLKRSLAKRSGPTPNLSLSIRVSDQSEPVRILYYDGNITLSDHEISGLPTCSILLKSSGAVSALHCSDVQSLLKSICEGGCVLNGQVEAFIWFIARMVDLRRGSKESARSELRREQAVC, encoded by the coding sequence ATGAAAGCAGCTCTTCATCGCATAGCGATTATTGATGGGGAGGTCAGAGTGAGCTACGAGTGCCTGCTTCAGCGGGCCGGCGCGATTGCGGCGGAGCTTGAGCGCCGGGATATTCAACCCGGCGCCTTGGTGGGGGTATGTATGAAGCGCTCCTGGGAGCTTGTGGCAACTTTAATTGGCGTAATGCGAGCAGGGTGTGCCTATGTACCTTTGGACCCAGCTTACCCTCAAGATCGTGTGGGTTACATGCTGGAACATTCAGGTGCTGTGGCAGCTATCGTGGATAGTGATAGCTCTGCGGACCTATGTCGCGAAGCGGGCGAATTAATCTGGCTCAACAGAGTGAGTGATCAAGACAAAGAATTTTCAGCTGATTCTGCGGGACCATCAGCCAGTGACTTGGCCTATGTGATCTATACCTCTGGTTCTACCGGCAAGCCAAAAGGTGTTGCGGTTGAGCATCAGTGTATTGTGGCTATGTGCCACTCTATGGATGAATTGTTCAGTGAGGAAGAGCTCCGGGGGGTCTTTGCTGGGGCTTCAATCTGTTTCGATACTTCTGTAATGGAAATCTTCGGGACCTTGTCACTTGGGGGTACAGTAATACTGGGTAAGAATATACTGGAATTACCAAACCATCCGGCAGCAGATCAAGTCAGAACCTGCGTATCTGTCGCCTCCGCAATGCAGACATTATTAGCTTCCGAGAAGTTGCCAGCTGGACTTCAGTGTCTTGTATTTGGTGGAGAGGCATTAAAGCGGTCTCTGGTTGATCAAGTTTATACCTTGAGGCCAGGGCTACGGTTGTTTAACGCCTATGGTCCTACCGAAGATACCGTGTATTCGACCATTGCCGAAATTAAGCCTGGCACTAAGTCGATCACAATTGGAAAATCAGTACCAGGCTCCCGTGCCTATATTTTAAATGAGTCCATGCAACCCGTTTCTTCAGGAGAAGCCGGTGAGTTGTATCTTGCAGGAGGTAAGCTGGCAAGAGGTTATTTATATGACGAAGCCCTCACTAAAGAGCGTTTCATCAAAATAGAATCTAGTGACCTCATCCAAGATAGCCGCTTATATAAAACTGGGGACCTGTGTCAGTGGGTGGAAAATGGAGAGATCGAATTTCTTGGCCGAATCGACCAGCAGGTTAAGGTCAGGGGGTTCCGCATTGAGCTTGGGGAGATAGAGTCGACGCTTGAGACTATGCCGGGTATTGATGCTGCTGCAGCGGCCGCTATAGATGGTGGTATTGGCCAGAAAATGCTCGCGGTCTATATTGTTAACCAGGATAAAACGGTAACAGATACAGCCGTTAAAGAGTTCCTGGCACAGCGACTTCCAAAATATATGGTCCCGCAAATTGTGAGGCACCTAGAGGTATTACCTATGCTCCCCAACGATAAGCTCGATCGCAAAAAGCTTATGGAGCTAGAGGAGGGCTATGCTGGTTTGGAATTAAGTGTTGATGCAGTGAGTAATTCCAGAGACTTGATGCAGCGCCTGATTGGTTCCAGCTCAGAGCAGCAAACCATCTTATTATCGATTATTCAAAGAGAGGTGGCCGTTCTCCTGAATTTTCCTGATCCGAAAGAAGTATCTCCAGAACAGCCTTTCTCTGGTCTCGGCCTCGATTCCCTCACAACTCTGGAATTGGCCAGACGTTTGAGCAACAACTTGGGTCGCTCGGTTGCTTCCCAAGCGATTATTAATTACGCCACTCCTAATGCCCTAGCGAACTACATCCTCGGCACTTTGAGTGATGGCGAAGCCAAGGGTTCGGATGAAAAAGTGAACCGCACTGCATCGGATTCACTTGCCAGCTTCCAATCGCATATCCAGTCCAGCCATCCTACATTCCAGGCTGCAAAAGCGCCGTCCTGGTCTGCACTGGATAAGAGCAAGCTGGTGCAGGAAGTCATGTATATGGTGAACGACCAGCGAAGAAATCCCTATAGCAAAGTCTTACGAACAGGTAGTGCCACTCATGGCACAGTGAGTGATGTTTATAACGATGAAGAACAGGAAGCAATAATCTGGACCACCAATCTATATCTTGGCCTGAACCGAGATAAGAAAGTTATGCAGGAGGCCGCTTCCGCAGTAGCGAAATTTGGTACTGGTATGGGGACCTCTGCGGCAGCATCAGGCCTTACAGATCTTCACCTGGAGTTCGAGACTGAGTTTGCACAGCTGGTCGGAAAGCCGAGCGCTTGCCTGTTCCCAACAGGTTATACCGCTAATGTTGGAGTGGTTGCAGGGCTTCTTGGTAAAGACGATGTAGTGGTTATCGACCAGCTTTGTCATGCATCTATTGTGGATGGTGCTCGTCTTTGTGGTGCCACGATTAGGACCTTTAAACATAATGATGTGGCCGACCTGGAGTCTGTGCTTGAGTCGGAGGTATCCCCATACCGAACGGTCCTGGTTGTTCTGGAGGGCGTATACAGCATGGGAGAGGGCGCCGCACCGGTAGCCAAAATTGTCCGCGCGGCCAAGAAATATGACGCGCTTGTCTTGGTAGATGAGGCACATTCTTTCGGTTTTTATGGTGAAGGTGGAGCGGGCATTTGTGCCGCTCAGGGAGTTACCGATCAAGTAGACTTTGTTATGACAACGCTCAGTAAGGCACTTGGTAGCCTCGGTGGCGTTATTGCGGCGAAGGAAGAATATGTAGATCTTTTGAGATCATCATCCAGAGCTTACATTTTCCAGGCTTCGATCAGTCCTGCAGATATTGCCGCGGCATTGACTGCTTTGCGCAGGCTCAGCACTGATGATGGTTTACGGGAGCGGCTCTGGGATACGACACGCTATATGCGGCAGCGCTTTGAACAAGCTGGCTATGATTTGGGAACAGGGGATGGGCCTATTGTCACGCCGCACTTTAGTAACAAAGACAAGCTGTTTGCGATAGTACAGGAATTATATAAACGTGGTGTTCAGACATCAGCGGTTACCTATCCCATAGTGGAGAGTGGGCGTGGTCGACTCCGACTTATTTGCTCGGCAGCTCACACGAAAGAGGATGTCGATAAAACTGTTGAAGCTTTGATTGAGGCGGAGCGGGAAGTTGATAGCTCATTGGTGGCTAGTAAAGAGCAATCGATGGATTCAAACTCTGCACAGTCTGAAGTAGAAGCTTGGGCTCATAGTTTTTCCAGCTATCTTAAACGATCACTGGCCAAGCGCTCTGGTCCAACGCCAAACTTGTCTTTATCCATTCGTGTTTCTGACCAGTCAGAGCCAGTAAGGATTTTGTATTACGACGGCAATATCACTTTGAGCGATCATGAAATTTCCGGTCTGCCCACGTGTTCAATACTTCTTAAAAGCAGCGGGGCTGTTTCCGCCTTGCACTGCTCCGATGTACAAAGTCTGCTTAAGAGTATCTGCGAAGGAGGCTGTGTGTTAAATGGCCAAGTGGAAGCGTTTATTTGGTTCATCGCGCGCATGGTTGATCTGCGGCGAGGCTCTAAAGAGTCGGCGCGCAGCGAGTTGCGCCGCGAGCAAGCCGTTTGCTAG
- a CDS encoding SAM-dependent methyltransferase — protein MNAKESSQVIVEGESQSWLIRLARKLVLGKMQVIERGHLLIEEGDSHYRFGQPIEQAKVRAHIRVRDPIAYVQVLLNGTIGSGEAYMEKVWDSPCLLDVIRLMVDNMSLIESMDSRWSKLPRVLLRVLHRLNSNNRSGSRKNIAAHYDQGNDFFQLFLDKTMLYSSAIFPSEQTTLYQASIHKMEHICQKLQLKPGDHLLEIGTGWGGMAIYAAKHYGCQVTTATISEKQYQYARQWVEREGLQDKVHVLLQDYRDLEGRFDKLVSIEMVEAVGHEYHYKFFSICGRLLKEDGLMLMQAITISDQRYHQYRKDIDFIQHYIFPGGCLPSNQVIAQQIATATDMQIVGLEDITADYARTLQHWRKAFLNQLPQVRNLGFDDRFIRMWEFYLCYCEGGFMQRVISTAQFVFAKPRALIG, from the coding sequence ATGAATGCAAAAGAATCTTCACAGGTTATTGTCGAAGGAGAGAGCCAGTCCTGGTTGATCAGGCTCGCCCGCAAGCTGGTTTTGGGCAAGATGCAAGTGATAGAGCGCGGCCATCTATTGATTGAAGAAGGGGATAGCCATTACCGTTTTGGTCAACCAATTGAACAGGCAAAAGTTCGGGCGCATATTCGTGTGCGGGATCCCATTGCCTATGTACAGGTATTGTTAAACGGCACTATTGGTTCCGGTGAAGCCTATATGGAAAAGGTTTGGGACTCCCCGTGCTTATTGGATGTCATTCGCCTGATGGTTGACAATATGTCCCTGATTGAAAGTATGGATAGCCGCTGGAGTAAATTGCCCCGTGTGCTGCTGCGTGTCCTGCATCGTCTCAACAGTAACAACCGCAGTGGCTCACGCAAAAATATTGCTGCACATTACGATCAGGGAAATGATTTTTTTCAGTTATTCCTCGATAAAACCATGCTCTACTCCTCTGCGATATTTCCCTCAGAGCAGACAACCTTGTACCAGGCCTCCATCCATAAAATGGAGCATATTTGCCAAAAACTGCAATTGAAACCCGGCGACCACTTGCTAGAAATAGGCACTGGTTGGGGGGGCATGGCCATTTATGCGGCAAAACACTACGGCTGCCAGGTAACCACTGCGACTATTTCTGAAAAACAATATCAATACGCTCGCCAATGGGTGGAGCGTGAAGGACTGCAAGATAAAGTACACGTGCTGCTACAGGATTACCGGGATTTAGAGGGACGCTTTGATAAACTGGTCTCTATTGAAATGGTTGAGGCAGTAGGGCACGAATACCACTACAAATTTTTCTCAATTTGTGGGCGCCTGCTTAAAGAGGATGGCCTGATGTTGATGCAGGCCATTACCATTTCGGATCAACGCTACCATCAATATCGCAAAGATATTGATTTTATCCAGCACTATATTTTTCCCGGCGGCTGTCTGCCATCTAATCAAGTGATTGCTCAGCAGATTGCCACTGCTACCGATATGCAGATTGTGGGGTTAGAGGATATTACTGCAGACTATGCGCGTACATTGCAACATTGGCGCAAAGCATTTTTGAATCAGCTGCCGCAAGTGCGCAATTTGGGCTTTGACGATCGCTTTATCCGCATGTGGGAATTCTACTTGTGTTACTGCGAGGGTGGCTTTATGCAGCGGGTGATCAGTACTGCTCAGTTCGTCTTCGCCAAGCCACGCGCTCTTATCGGCTGA
- a CDS encoding DUF1365 domain-containing protein: MKEKPKAIVAGAAMKSAIYTGWVQHRRFAPRQNQFRYKVFMVYLDLAELDDFCSLSRWWSKKPWAPARFRREDFFGDPKLSVEEAVCLRVERVAGERPQGPIRVLANWRYFGYNMNPISIYYCFDAEGREVHWLLLDVHNTPWNERHSYVLDCRSGARVQKVAFAKTFHVSPFMPISQGYRWRSITPGDRLTAYLQNFDLSDEEQEERPLFDAILSLRRSELSGDLLNRILIQYPFMTVKVIATIYWQALKLWFKRTPVYAHPGGRGEVQGGEKRL; encoded by the coding sequence GTGAAGGAAAAGCCAAAGGCTATCGTTGCGGGCGCGGCCATGAAGAGCGCTATTTATACTGGTTGGGTTCAGCACCGTCGTTTTGCGCCCCGTCAAAATCAGTTCCGCTACAAAGTGTTTATGGTTTATTTAGACTTGGCGGAGCTGGATGATTTTTGCTCGTTATCGCGCTGGTGGTCCAAAAAGCCCTGGGCACCGGCTCGATTTCGTCGCGAGGATTTTTTTGGCGATCCGAAACTCAGTGTCGAAGAGGCTGTATGTCTCAGGGTTGAGCGGGTTGCGGGAGAGCGCCCGCAAGGGCCCATACGTGTGCTCGCTAATTGGCGCTACTTTGGCTATAACATGAATCCCATCAGTATTTATTACTGTTTTGATGCCGAGGGCAGGGAAGTGCATTGGCTATTACTGGATGTTCATAATACCCCCTGGAACGAGCGTCATAGCTATGTACTCGATTGCCGCTCTGGGGCTCGTGTACAGAAAGTAGCTTTTGCAAAGACTTTTCACGTCTCCCCATTTATGCCGATTTCCCAGGGATATCGCTGGAGAAGTATTACTCCCGGCGATCGCCTAACCGCGTATTTACAGAATTTTGATTTAAGCGATGAGGAGCAGGAAGAGCGCCCCTTATTTGATGCCATTCTCAGTCTGCGCCGCAGTGAGCTGAGTGGTGACCTGCTCAATCGTATCCTGATCCAGTATCCATTTATGACCGTAAAAGTGATTGCCACAATTTATTGGCAGGCGCTGAAATTATGGTTCAAGCGCACACCTGTCTATGCCCATCCCGGTGGCAGGGGTGAAGTCCAGGGAGGGGAGAAGCGTTTATGA
- a CDS encoding nuclear transport factor 2 family protein — translation MSSRTLVKEVQSYYRDFLVRDPAELSNMYSDKIVFRDPLHRIEGLPALKAYFSDMSHGLTQCRFRFEEASITRDSACLPWYMHYAHQSLKGGRPLRLRGCSLVRFSDKVFYHEDFYDMGAMVYEQVPLLGSLLRRIKLRLERG, via the coding sequence ATGAGCAGCCGCACATTGGTAAAAGAAGTCCAGTCTTATTATCGGGATTTTTTGGTTAGAGACCCGGCGGAACTGTCAAATATGTACAGTGACAAAATTGTGTTTCGCGATCCTCTGCACCGAATCGAGGGGCTCCCCGCCCTCAAGGCCTATTTCTCTGATATGAGCCACGGCCTTACCCAGTGTCGCTTTCGCTTTGAGGAGGCTTCCATTACCCGTGATAGTGCTTGCCTGCCCTGGTATATGCACTATGCGCACCAGTCTTTGAAGGGCGGCCGGCCGCTGCGTTTACGCGGTTGTAGTTTGGTGCGCTTTTCCGACAAAGTGTTTTATCACGAAGATTTCTATGACATGGGGGCAATGGTGTATGAGCAGGTGCCCCTGCTGGGCTCCCTGTTGCGCAGGATTAAGTTGCGTCTGGAGCGGGGCTGA